One genomic region from Verrucomicrobiota bacterium encodes:
- a CDS encoding DNA polymerase III subunit delta — MSNFTFICGTDDFWVSREAKATFDDLSKDVADPEFGLEVINGAAGNVGEVEDALNRFSSAVQTLSLFGDKKVVWFKDITFFADSVTGRADGTLKQVERLKELLSSLDPNSVTVLLSASPVDRRRAFLKWCEKNSKYILADSGKPAEQEAHLRELVQKEAQSMGIEFPFNLVTILLGKINGNARLAMTEVRKLATYIGDTGEPVSEELLNSLVPNFGEGDFFETVEAFYSMNLEWTLDSLRRYFFISKDSRPLLSNLQNRNRLMIQMKALLLSGQIRVGPRGLDKNSLDQAAIIHANAFAGEVGKSSFNVFTQNPWYLGRLAAPLGKLTLKNLVDFQKEFLRGFKEILNRPTEQPEAMREMMVRCLSR; from the coding sequence ATGAGCAATTTCACTTTTATCTGCGGTACTGACGATTTCTGGGTTTCCCGGGAGGCGAAGGCGACCTTTGATGATTTGAGTAAAGACGTGGCCGATCCCGAGTTTGGTTTGGAAGTCATAAATGGTGCTGCTGGCAATGTAGGGGAAGTGGAAGATGCGTTGAATCGTTTCAGCTCGGCCGTGCAGACGCTTTCCCTCTTCGGAGACAAGAAGGTGGTCTGGTTTAAAGATATCACCTTTTTCGCAGATTCGGTCACGGGTCGTGCCGATGGCACGCTCAAACAAGTTGAGCGCTTGAAAGAGCTATTAAGCTCCCTCGATCCAAACTCGGTAACCGTTCTTCTGTCCGCATCCCCGGTTGATCGTCGTCGCGCATTTCTGAAATGGTGCGAGAAAAACTCGAAATACATATTGGCCGATTCCGGCAAACCCGCCGAGCAGGAGGCGCACTTGCGTGAGCTTGTTCAGAAGGAAGCCCAATCGATGGGTATCGAATTTCCCTTTAATCTGGTCACTATTCTTTTGGGCAAAATCAATGGAAACGCCCGATTGGCCATGACCGAGGTACGTAAGCTGGCCACCTACATTGGCGACACCGGAGAACCCGTTTCGGAAGAACTGCTCAATTCCTTGGTGCCGAACTTCGGAGAAGGTGATTTCTTCGAAACCGTGGAGGCCTTCTACTCCATGAATCTCGAGTGGACGCTCGATTCACTGCGCCGCTACTTCTTCATTTCCAAGGATTCCCGACCATTGCTTTCAAATTTACAAAATCGCAACCGTCTCATGATCCAGATGAAAGCATTGCTCTTAAGTGGCCAAATACGGGTGGGCCCCCGTGGGCTCGACAAGAATAGCCTCGATCAAGCTGCCATCATTCACGCAAACGCCTTTGCAGGCGAGGTCGGCAAATCATCGTTCAATGTCTTCACCCAAAATCCGTGGTATCTGGGACGTCTCGCAGCACCCCTAGGAAAACTTACGCTCAAGAACCTGGTTGATTTTCAGAAAGAGTTTCTGCGTGGTTTCAAAGAAATCCTCAATCGCCCGACTGAGCAACCCGAGGCCATGCGAGAAATGATGGTTCGTTGTTTGAGCCGGTAA
- a CDS encoding competence/damage-inducible protein A, whose protein sequence is MNTSPIIDLITIGDELLLGLTRNGHLTYLGEQLAFRGAPPNRNIVCRDEAGEIRRNFELCWKESNIVITTGGLGPTSDDRTRDIIAEVLGLELLYSEEVEEAIRERFKSFKGVMGVNNKKQAYYPAGADIIMNAQGTAPGLWLEKDGKLLIMLPGPPRELNPMFENQVLPRLGKEGRLADAARIISFQTSGIGESSLELELDPILNQHSDINVAFCAHYGTVDVRLSSISGGTSLDLVQGLAGVCIEKLGSHFLTHGIRGITPVILDLLRERNETLAVAESCTGGLLGAAITAVPGSSDVFQGGSITYTNLAKHEMLGVSQNDLDEFGAVSEQVACAMAEGARQKFHSTWALSTTGIAGPGGGTPEKPVGMVFVGLAGPDGSIARQLDLRGNRNIVRERTVGVAQDFLRRQLLKKAIK, encoded by the coding sequence TTGAACACTTCACCTATTATTGACCTCATAACCATTGGGGACGAACTGCTATTGGGGCTTACCCGCAACGGACATCTTACCTATCTCGGCGAGCAATTGGCTTTTCGGGGTGCGCCTCCCAATCGCAATATTGTCTGTCGCGATGAGGCAGGGGAAATCCGCCGCAATTTTGAACTGTGCTGGAAGGAGTCGAACATCGTTATCACCACAGGCGGGCTGGGCCCCACTTCTGACGACCGCACTCGCGACATTATCGCAGAGGTGCTTGGCCTTGAGCTGCTTTACAGCGAGGAAGTCGAAGAGGCCATTCGCGAACGCTTCAAATCTTTCAAAGGTGTGATGGGGGTCAACAACAAGAAGCAGGCCTATTACCCCGCTGGTGCAGACATCATCATGAATGCTCAGGGAACTGCTCCCGGTCTCTGGCTCGAGAAAGACGGGAAACTGCTTATTATGTTACCTGGGCCACCGCGGGAGTTGAATCCCATGTTTGAGAATCAGGTTCTTCCCCGACTTGGTAAAGAAGGGAGGCTGGCTGATGCGGCGCGTATCATCAGTTTTCAAACTTCGGGTATCGGCGAATCGTCTCTGGAGCTGGAGTTGGATCCCATCCTCAATCAACACTCGGATATCAATGTAGCGTTTTGCGCACATTACGGTACGGTCGACGTTCGTCTCTCATCTATTTCCGGAGGTACTTCCCTGGACCTCGTGCAAGGCCTCGCCGGGGTGTGCATAGAAAAATTAGGCAGTCATTTTTTAACCCACGGAATTCGTGGCATTACACCCGTTATCCTGGATCTACTGCGTGAAAGAAATGAAACGCTCGCGGTTGCCGAGTCTTGTACCGGCGGATTACTCGGGGCTGCCATCACGGCAGTTCCAGGCAGTTCAGATGTGTTTCAAGGGGGATCGATTACTTATACCAATTTGGCCAAGCACGAAATGCTCGGGGTATCCCAAAACGATCTCGACGAGTTTGGAGCCGTTAGCGAACAAGTTGCTTGTGCAATGGCTGAAGGCGCTCGACAGAAATTTCATAGCACTTGGGCGCTTTCGACTACCGGAATCGCTGGCCCCGGCGGCGGCACACCCGAGAAGCCGGTTGGCATGGTCTTTGTGGGTCTAGCTGGTCCGGATGGCTCTATCGCTCGACAACTCGATCTGCGGGGAAACCGAAACATCGTCCGTGAACGCACCGTCGGTGTTGCGCAGGATTTTTTGCGGAGACAGTTGTTGAAAAAGGCGATCAAGTAG
- a CDS encoding excinuclease ABC subunit UvrC — MAAPDQSKLKEMVRKLPHSPGVYLMKDQLGSVIYVGKAKDLKKRVSTYFQASRKQISHPKIRSLVTMIHDFDIIEVKSETEALLLEGKLIKQWKPKYNTDFVDDKRFLLIRLDVQGKFPKFQLVRNQRDDTARYFGPFAFSGLLRKTLSEMRLKFGILLNDTTPKEQEDGRFRLYDDARGDIYGHSNFVTPEDYANRVEEACEFLEGKAKVWLSDLKEAMQRAADGQNYERAAELRDVVAALEKTITKDRRFKRAPHMVSDSGYGMKQLKKILELPNLPRLMECFDISHISGTFVVASMVHFADGKPATNQYRRFKIKSFVGNDDFRAMEEVVGRRYRRLHEEKKPFPDLVVIDGGAGQVGAAMKAFMILGIEPPALIGLAKKREIIIFPDDRKPLSLMPQSPALKLLQRIRDEAHRFANSFNAELRSKKIRESILDDFQGLGKVRRAELMKHFRSLERLKKASVEEIQSVEGFGPKMSTKLWEFLQESFSEAKMSSRSE, encoded by the coding sequence ATGGCCGCACCCGACCAGTCAAAGTTAAAGGAGATGGTACGAAAACTACCTCATTCTCCAGGTGTGTACCTGATGAAGGACCAGTTGGGTAGCGTGATCTATGTTGGAAAAGCGAAGGACCTGAAGAAACGCGTTTCCACCTACTTTCAAGCATCAAGAAAACAAATCTCCCATCCAAAGATTCGAAGCCTGGTCACCATGATTCACGACTTCGATATCATTGAAGTGAAATCGGAAACGGAGGCGCTTCTTCTCGAGGGCAAGCTGATCAAACAATGGAAACCCAAGTACAATACGGACTTTGTTGATGATAAACGCTTCCTCCTCATCCGCCTGGACGTTCAGGGAAAATTTCCGAAGTTCCAGCTAGTTCGCAACCAGCGCGACGATACGGCCCGGTATTTTGGCCCCTTCGCCTTTTCGGGCTTGCTGAGGAAAACCTTGTCGGAGATGCGCTTGAAATTTGGTATTCTCTTAAACGACACCACGCCCAAGGAACAAGAGGATGGTCGCTTTCGCCTCTATGACGATGCCCGCGGCGATATTTACGGACACTCGAATTTTGTAACGCCGGAAGATTATGCGAATAGGGTCGAAGAAGCCTGTGAGTTCCTCGAAGGAAAGGCCAAGGTCTGGTTAAGCGATTTAAAAGAGGCAATGCAACGGGCTGCAGACGGCCAGAACTATGAGCGAGCAGCTGAGCTGAGAGATGTGGTGGCTGCTCTTGAAAAAACGATCACCAAGGATAGGCGGTTCAAGCGAGCTCCACACATGGTATCTGATAGTGGATACGGGATGAAACAGCTTAAGAAAATTCTGGAGCTCCCCAACCTTCCAAGACTCATGGAGTGTTTTGATATTTCACATATTTCTGGAACCTTCGTAGTCGCTTCCATGGTACACTTTGCCGATGGGAAACCGGCTACCAACCAATACCGACGATTCAAAATAAAGAGTTTTGTGGGTAATGATGATTTCCGTGCAATGGAAGAAGTGGTAGGCAGGCGTTATCGTCGATTACATGAAGAGAAGAAGCCGTTTCCAGATTTGGTGGTGATCGATGGCGGAGCCGGACAGGTCGGTGCGGCAATGAAGGCATTTATGATTCTGGGAATCGAGCCACCGGCATTAATCGGACTGGCGAAGAAACGAGAGATAATCATTTTTCCAGACGACAGGAAGCCTTTGAGCTTAATGCCTCAGTCCCCTGCCCTAAAACTCTTACAAAGGATTCGCGACGAGGCACATCGGTTTGCAAATTCGTTTAATGCCGAACTAAGATCAAAGAAAATTCGTGAGTCGATACTCGATGATTTTCAAGGTCTGGGGAAAGTAAGGCGTGCAGAACTGATGAAGCACTTTCGATCACTTGAACGACTGAAAAAGGCGAGCGTGGAAGAGATACAATCGGTTGAAGGTTTCGGGCCGAAAATGTCCACGAAGCTTTGGGAGTTTTTGCAAGAGTCATTTAGCGAAGCAAAAATGAGTAGTCGAAGTGAGTAA
- a CDS encoding SulP family inorganic anion transporter, which yields MQNRKRGKLARRVRVAGNAVREGFKRNALELFPIKKELQRYNAQKGLGDLRAGFNVALLAFPQGMAYALIGGLPVQYGIYCAALASIFGPLFSGSRFIALGPTNATSVMLMSTIGGMVLISDKLEAMPTLLLLVAMFLILGALLGVANLIQYISRSVVTGYITAAAVLIIANQLDSVMGFEIQGESTFISVLEKTFKSVDLVNWPSVALGVITLALFLFLVKKQPLLPNVAITLATMSLVGVLFNNNGYGLVLLDQVPMGVLPVSLPIPRFDLIDQLAPGALAIAFLAILEGSSIGKSLAARAGGRINSNQEMLGMGAANLASAFVSGMPASGSLTRSVLNYTSGSKTALSHILSGFLCLAGVLSLGPLIGYIPRAALAVVVIGVGISLINKHQIRIVTKSTKTDALVFFVTLVSGLLFKLDFAIYLGTGTSIVLFLRKVSMPELIEYTFNDEGNLTELTHKNNRAEEHISIVHVEGELFFGAAELFRDQIRIVSEEPNLKVIILKMRNAHHLDATTMMALEELILYIRERGRRLIVSGARRDVYKVFRDSGILSVVGRKNFFMDHVSNPNLSTANALRRAQEIIGKKSAEIRIYTDPNKSKDRN from the coding sequence ATGCAAAATCGAAAAAGAGGAAAACTGGCCCGGAGGGTTCGCGTTGCTGGCAATGCGGTAAGAGAAGGTTTCAAGCGGAATGCATTGGAATTGTTCCCCATTAAAAAGGAATTGCAGCGATACAATGCTCAAAAAGGGTTAGGTGATCTGCGGGCCGGTTTCAATGTTGCGCTGTTGGCGTTCCCCCAAGGGATGGCATACGCACTGATCGGTGGGTTACCAGTTCAATACGGGATCTACTGCGCGGCGCTCGCAAGCATATTTGGGCCGCTGTTTTCGGGCAGCCGTTTTATTGCTCTAGGTCCAACCAATGCAACTTCGGTGATGCTCATGAGCACTATCGGAGGCATGGTTTTGATATCGGACAAATTGGAGGCGATGCCTACGCTACTCTTACTGGTTGCGATGTTCCTTATTCTCGGTGCTCTCCTTGGGGTCGCCAATCTGATTCAATATATTTCCAGAAGTGTGGTGACCGGCTACATAACAGCAGCGGCAGTCCTCATTATCGCCAATCAGTTGGATAGCGTCATGGGTTTTGAGATTCAGGGCGAGAGCACTTTTATCAGTGTATTGGAGAAGACATTTAAATCGGTTGATCTGGTCAATTGGCCCTCAGTGGCCTTGGGAGTAATCACTTTGGCATTGTTTTTATTCCTGGTTAAGAAACAGCCGTTGCTGCCGAATGTGGCGATCACTTTGGCAACCATGTCACTGGTCGGTGTCTTGTTTAATAACAACGGATACGGGTTGGTCCTGCTTGATCAGGTGCCAATGGGTGTGCTCCCCGTCAGTTTGCCAATTCCAAGATTCGACCTCATCGACCAGCTCGCACCAGGGGCACTGGCAATTGCATTTCTGGCAATTTTGGAAGGATCCTCCATAGGAAAGTCATTGGCCGCACGGGCAGGCGGACGCATTAACAGTAATCAGGAAATGCTCGGGATGGGTGCAGCAAATTTAGCAAGCGCTTTTGTTTCCGGGATGCCCGCATCTGGATCGTTAACAAGGTCCGTGTTGAATTACACGAGTGGAAGTAAGACCGCGCTATCGCATATCCTAAGCGGATTTCTTTGTTTGGCAGGGGTCCTATCGCTGGGACCATTGATTGGCTATATCCCAAGAGCAGCTCTTGCAGTAGTCGTTATCGGAGTCGGTATTTCATTAATCAACAAACACCAGATCAGGATCGTAACAAAATCGACGAAAACCGATGCGCTTGTGTTTTTCGTGACTCTGGTCTCAGGACTCCTATTTAAGTTGGATTTTGCGATTTATTTAGGGACCGGCACCTCGATTGTTTTATTTTTACGGAAGGTGAGCATGCCGGAGTTAATAGAATATACATTTAACGATGAAGGCAATCTGACCGAGCTAACCCATAAGAACAACCGAGCCGAAGAACATATTTCGATCGTACATGTGGAGGGAGAATTGTTTTTCGGTGCAGCGGAATTATTCCGAGATCAGATTCGCATAGTGAGCGAAGAACCGAATCTGAAAGTGATCATTCTAAAAATGCGGAACGCGCATCATTTAGACGCCACAACCATGATGGCCTTGGAAGAATTAATTCTCTATATTCGGGAACGAGGTCGACGACTGATTGTGAGCGGTGCCAGGAGAGATGTTTATAAAGTTTTTCGGGATTCGGGGATTCTGTCGGTGGTTGGTCGTAAAAATTTTTTCATGGACCATGTTTCCAATCCAAACTTATCCACCGCGAATGCGCTGAGGCGGGCCCAGGAAATCATCGGCAAAAAATCGGCAGAAATTAGAATCTACACAGATCCGAACAAAAGCAAAGACCGCAACTAA
- a CDS encoding nucleotide pyrophosphohydrolase, whose translation MQSNQDSEITIQKLKTAIKDFAVERDWEQFHTPKNLSMAIAAEAAELMEPFLWKDGSDSFDLLKDATKRQQIAEELADILIFSLEFANMVEMDVATIIQNKMKINARKYPVEKAKGRADKYTEL comes from the coding sequence ATGCAGTCCAATCAAGACTCGGAAATCACGATTCAAAAACTCAAGACGGCAATCAAGGATTTTGCTGTTGAGCGCGATTGGGAACAATTCCACACACCCAAAAACCTTTCTATGGCTATTGCTGCCGAGGCTGCTGAGCTGATGGAACCCTTTTTATGGAAAGATGGTTCCGATTCCTTTGATTTACTGAAGGACGCTACTAAGCGCCAACAGATCGCTGAGGAGTTGGCGGACATTCTTATTTTTTCTCTAGAATTCGCTAACATGGTCGAGATGGATGTTGCGACGATCATCCAGAATAAGATGAAGATTAATGCCCGAAAATACCCTGTTGAAAAAGCAAAGGGTAGGGCGGACAAATACACTGAACTTTAG